In Actinomadura citrea, a single window of DNA contains:
- a CDS encoding maltokinase N-terminal cap-like domain-containing protein — protein sequence MTVAPSAPPTDTSLVRLLTGWLPRQRWFGGKDGPIHDLTIGTATELRTGDPALHHLILDVRQDDTTDHYQLLLGARRDLPEHLAPVVMGRLEGPEQGITGYVYDAAHDAELTRPLLGLMADERTVGPLTFRRAPGTGVRTDLDGVPIPGEQSNTSLIFGDAYICKLFRRLSPGVSPDLEVNLALSRRGCEHVPSVHGWIEMEPGALGNPSSGTDSGGDEPVTLALLSEFLRTATDGWQLALTSVRDWFAQPAAPGTPAFTADDAGAAGGDFAAEAERLGAATAEVHRDLAVAFGVVQAPPENLRKIVFAMHEQLDQVSAAVPQLRPYAPAIRAVFDRVASEAAPLPFQRVHGDYHLGQVLRTDSGWTLLDFEGEPARTPAERRASAHPLRDVAGMLRSFEYAARFLLAREGDVPPQAAEALELRAQAWAERNRAAFCAGYAAAGGPDPAAHATLVRAFEFDKAVYEIRYEARNRPSWLPVPLRSLARLAG from the coding sequence GTGACCGTGGCGCCGTCCGCTCCGCCGACCGACACCTCGCTCGTCCGGCTCCTGACCGGCTGGCTGCCCCGGCAGCGGTGGTTCGGCGGCAAAGACGGCCCCATCCACGACCTCACCATCGGCACCGCCACCGAACTCAGAACCGGCGACCCCGCCCTGCACCACCTCATACTCGACGTCCGCCAGGACGACACCACCGACCACTACCAGCTCCTCCTCGGCGCCCGCCGCGACCTGCCCGAGCATCTGGCGCCGGTCGTGATGGGACGGCTGGAGGGCCCGGAGCAGGGCATCACCGGGTACGTCTACGACGCCGCCCACGACGCGGAGCTGACGCGCCCGCTGCTCGGCCTCATGGCGGACGAGCGGACGGTCGGACCGCTGACCTTCCGCCGCGCACCCGGCACCGGCGTGCGCACGGACCTGGACGGCGTGCCGATCCCGGGGGAGCAGAGCAACACCTCGCTGATCTTCGGCGACGCCTACATCTGCAAGCTGTTCCGCCGCCTGTCCCCCGGTGTCAGCCCCGACCTGGAGGTCAACCTCGCCCTCTCCCGGCGGGGCTGCGAGCACGTCCCGAGCGTGCACGGCTGGATCGAGATGGAACCGGGCGCGCTGGGGAATCCTTCGAGCGGCACGGACTCCGGCGGGGACGAGCCGGTCACGCTCGCGCTGCTGTCGGAGTTCCTGCGCACCGCGACGGACGGCTGGCAGCTCGCGCTCACCAGCGTCCGCGACTGGTTCGCCCAGCCCGCGGCGCCGGGAACGCCCGCGTTCACCGCCGACGACGCCGGAGCCGCCGGCGGCGACTTCGCCGCCGAGGCCGAACGGCTCGGCGCGGCCACCGCCGAAGTGCACCGCGACCTCGCCGTCGCGTTCGGGGTGGTGCAGGCGCCGCCCGAGAACCTGCGAAAGATCGTCTTCGCGATGCACGAGCAGCTCGACCAGGTCAGCGCCGCCGTCCCGCAGCTCCGCCCCTACGCGCCCGCGATCCGCGCGGTGTTCGACCGCGTCGCCTCCGAGGCGGCCCCGCTGCCGTTCCAGCGCGTGCACGGCGACTACCACCTCGGCCAGGTCCTGCGCACCGACTCCGGCTGGACGCTGCTGGACTTCGAGGGCGAGCCGGCCCGCACGCCCGCCGAGCGCCGGGCCTCCGCCCACCCGCTGCGCGACGTCGCCGGGATGCTCCGCTCGTTCGAGTACGCCGCGCGCTTCCTGCTGGCCCGGGAAGGCGACGTCCCGCCGCAGGCGGCGGAAGCGCTGGAACTGCGCGCCCAGGCGTGGGCCGAACGGAACCGGGCGGCGTTCTGCGCCGGCTACGCGGCCGCGGGCGGACCCGACCCGGCGGCGCACGCGACGCTGGTGCGGGCCTTCGAGTTCGACAAGGCCGTCTACGAGATCCGGTACGAGGCGCGGAACCGGCCGTCGTGGCTGCCCGTCCCGCTGCGGTCCCTGGCCCGGCTCGCGGGCTGA